From Sphaeramia orbicularis chromosome 21, fSphaOr1.1, whole genome shotgun sequence:
TTTCAAAACAATAATGCACGAAAATAAagtcatttcttagcagtaatatacttatcaaaaatgtTAATGCTTCAAGAGACTGTCTTgaggttttcttcctgtttgtcatctacaaTAAtaatgttttctttaattttattcCTGTGTACAGTCAGAAATAtaccagaaaaagaaaaatccaactGTTGTTGAAAGATTATCTTTTCTGTTTGATGTGCAGATACCAGCATGCCCTCCTGGGAATAAGAAGCCAAAATGTAAAATCaaatataatggacaaaattctGTGACTGGGATTTCTATCAGCAAACCGGAAGGAACGCAAACACAACTGTTTTAGTTCAGACAGTCGGTACAGGGAATTTctgcacaggaaaaattactcaaaaagtgtaaatttaactctatattgagtttggagagctctacccaaggACTAACTTTTACTCtgtttagagagggaccaaatgtcaTCTGagaagagtaaaattttcttcaactttttttttggactggAGTGAATTTAAAACACCAGGGCCATGGGCTACTGTCAAGTTTTGTtggcttaaaaaaagaaaataataataataatttgatggTCCTGAACTTTTTTTGTGTAACAAATCATACAAATGTAAGCTCTGTAGCCCCCCCATCTCAGCCTTGTCTGTGTATTATTTTTATGTCTGtcagaaattaataaaaaactaaaaaaaaatcatacactgGTGCCTTTTTATAAAACAAGTCTCACTGTCACTCGCAACAGTCGATCAAAAtgctcatttattattttacagattAGATTTTACAGTCGCAGGAATATTTCGCAGCTTTCGTTAACATAAACTGTCATAAATATAAAAGCCTGGGGTAAAAATACATTCACTTAATCTGAAGGAATCCCAAAAAGCTGCCACTGGAATGACAAAACTGAAGCCGGTGACTTGTGGGTGAATGTGTGCTTTGTGCAgaacgtttttttgttttgttgtggttttttttgctgCCTCTACAGAGAGGATAAAAGAGTGAGACATTGTAACAAACAGCATCTGCGggccttgctcaaggacacttcagcaGGATGAATGTGCTTGCAAGAAAATGGTAGTTCATTGAGACAGGTGTGCAGATTAACCATGCAACGCAATCTGTCACGTCCAGTAATTCAACAGCAGCATGACAACCGAATGAACAAGTActtccaaacacacacatataaatcactGCCATAATAATTTGGTATTAAATAACATCCACAACAGTTACAGTAAATCAAAAAGGGACAAACAGAAATTATTACAAACCAACCTCTGAAGGATGAGACAACTCAGTGAATTATAACCAGGATGTGAGTCATTGTTGAAAAACAGCACAGTCAGTCAAAAACAGGATAATATGATGAGAAGATAATCAGTTATGTTGGTCAGATGAACCTGAGAATGTTAGAAATGCACCTTTTGTAACTGAAGTGAGATTACAACACACATTGGAAACACACCAGTGGTCGAACAGGTTTCAGCCCTAAAAGCTGAACCGTGGATGTGCAGGTCTGGCATTTAGATTTAAAAGCTCCGTTATATGTTGTTTAAATGTTTACTTAAGAAAAGGCTCGTGTTTATTTTTAGCCGATGAGACTGAAACCAGTGACTGCtttaagtaaaattaaaaaaattaaattaaaaaaaaggtaaaatgcaGCAATATGCTCTCAAATATATTTGAAATGCAGAAGATATGTGAGTCCATTAAGGATTTGGTAATAAATGCCCATTTAAAGTGTAAGTAGTAAGTAAACTTTTCTTGCCAAATGTCTTAATATTTCAAGTTGACATTATACCTTTAATTTTAAGGATTTCCACTTAAATTTGTGCAACTCGTGTATGATGCAGTTCAGTGAGTCTCCTGCTACATACACTTAATAAATCCTCCCAGAATGTTTTCATAGCACTAATAATGACACATTACGTTTTATAAGCTGCACTTACAGGAAGTGCTTTCATCATACatagtaaataaagtgtattccACTGCACATTTAtatcaatacaagtaaaataTTTTGGTTTTGAGTGTCACTACTACATACCTCCTTCATTATTACACCGATACATTCCTTGGTCCCTTCTATTGTGTCACAGATAAATGTAAATTACCCATTTAATCTCCCAGTCATCTGTTAATGTTTCTGTAGATCCCTTAAGTacaaattttcacagaaaaatgctcaGTAACATCTTGCGTCCAGTGTCAGGTTGGTCATTGAGTCTATCTGATCCCAGACCAGCTGTGGAGGTAGGAGGTCCAGCCCGTCCCCCTAGATCCAGATCCCTCTTCCTCACCTGCACAAAAGATAAACCGCATTTACCTGGTTATAGAAGATGGAAATATTCTAGATGTTATAACCTGAACTGAAAGAgcatgtagaggaaaaaaaatatgcatCTTGTGTGCGAAACTTGTAACACAAATTTAGCAGGTGTTTGATTCTATATCTGTATATTCTGTTTTACTTGCATGACTCCACTGTTGTGTCTGTTTGACACAGGTTGTACAGGGTTTCTCTGAGTTTTCACGCTGTTTGAGTTTCATATTTTTTCCCGTTTATTGAAAATGTAGGCAAATAAGCGTAAAAactattatatttttcaataaagTAGAATTTCAGATTTGTAATAATTTTTTACCATTATTACCAaatctgtaaaaaacaaaaaagaaaccttGGTGAAGAAATCATATGAGGTGAGAGAAGTCATTTAGtttttatcttatattttatAGAACTCTGGCTTAGAGTGCTACATCTAAACTttagaacagaaaaaaacccaaaaaaacccagatGTACATTGATGCAAAACGTTGCTCATATGAAAATGCACCTGTCATGGGGTCGAGTAAAATGATTGGACTTAAATAGACaagcataaaacaaaaaaaaaacattattgttACTTTACTGTCATCTTAACGAGTGTTCACAAAACTGAAAATTATGTAATCAGTTATTGTTATACATCAGTGATACATAGCTCTTGTGCCATATTTAGATGCACAAAAAAAGATCTTTGGTGAGAatctttggtatggatgtatttCAGTTTTACAAAAGCTGTCGACATGTACCTTGTGCAATAGCCGCCAGTTTGCTCTTCTCCTCTGGGCTCAGCTGCAGCATTGTGTGAATGACGGGCAGAAGCGCCTGCCTCTCGCTGCCAGACTGGAGGAAGATGAACTGCAGAAGGACGTTCTTCAGATACTCCAGGTTGGCCACGCTCTTCTCCCTCTCCTGGTTTCGCTCAAGACGGCGAACTTCACTCTTTAGcagctaacagatagaaaacaacaacattaaatcaaGCATCTTTAACACAAGCACTTTTAACAAAAACCTGCTCGCTATTGTACATTttagttatacagggtggggaagcaaaatttacaatattttgaggcagggattgaaagacagtgtatgaccaattagtttattgaaagtcatgagaatttatttgccacaagaaaattgacataatagaaaatgtttttattctatgtgtcctccttctttctcaataactgccttcacacgcttcctgaaacttgcgcaagtgttcctcaaatattcgggtgacaacttctcccattcctctttaatagtatcttccagactttctcgtaatagttttgctcatagtcattctcttctttccattataaacagtctttatggacactccaactatttttgaactctcctttggtgtgacgagtgcattcagcaaatcacacactctttgacgtttgctctcctgattactcatatgggcaaaagtttctgaaaaggtatggataatagtgttaggtatgattatgacatcaatatatgtttggtttcaaaacaattgacgtagtgcctgctgagaaaaaacaacgaaatgttcattgtaaattttgcttccccaccctgtaataataatacattttagagCATTCCTCTGAGCATTGAACTATATTACACTTAAGTTAAAACGacaataaattaatgaaaaaaagacaGTAAGGATAAGTAATAGACAACATTATTAAGTAGTATTGATTATGCATACAGCACACATAAAAGATTATTAAATTATTCTAGAAATCTGATTAATGTGGACGAGAAGTAATAGAACAATATGGTACGTGGACAGGTTCTACATTCTGGTTCTTCATCTTATTTCAGGAGCAGTACTGCAATAGATACTGACACGTTTAATACcactttgcttgttttgtttgtattttgatAGTGAAAGTAAATGTCCTCCATTTGTGTTGACTGTTTTAATATGAACCCATTTTATTTGACAAGTTCATGAGAGAAGACTGAATTGTGTTGTTTGGGGTTGAGCTGTAAAAGAATCAGCGGTTTTGTAATTTAACGTAGGGAAAAATCTTGTTCATTGCAACTTTATTTAAATGTCTTCTAAACCAGAAAGCAATGGGCACTTAAAGAAATTAGTTGTATGGATTTTATGCTGTACATTATTACTTTGCAGCAGAATGTAGTTTTTACTACacaaaatttaagtgaaaatgtAGTATTTTAGAAACACTTATGATCTTATTAAAATTACATGATTTTATTATTTCAAGacttttatttcttgtttttctccacaaaagacagatagatagatagatagatagatagatagatagatagatagatagatagatagatagatagatagatagatagatagatagatagatagatagatagatagatagatagatagatagatagatccatcTCTACTAGATACAGATGGATAGATCCATCTCTACTAGATACAGATGGATAGATCCATCTCTACTAGATATTGATTGATAGATAGATCCATCTCTACTAGATATTGATAGATAGATCCATCTCTAAAAGATATTGATAAATAGATCCGTCTCTACTAGATATTGATAGATAGATCCGTCTCTACTAGATTTTGATAGATAGATCCATCTCTACTAGATCTACTCTACTACTACTCTACTCTCTACTAGACATCTGTTGTTTTATCTggtattttctgttgttttacttggtatttttatttcacagtttttaattgtgcagctgtttttatgtctttttaatctattcttgtattttagtctatagatagatagagagactGTCTcttccaagtaaaaacagaaattcctCTTTTGTCACGACTGTAAGATAAAGTTTAAAAACCACACTCAGGCATTAAAAACACCCCCACACATCAAAAACACAGTACAACTACATTAAACTTAGCGACACTTGGGCAATAACAATTTATGTTTTCTATAAAAAGACCTAAAAATGCGAACTTTCTTTTTAACGGTTAGCGCTGTAATCAATTTTGTCCAATGCGTTTTCCGTAGTTTGTCATCATCATACGTCACACAAGATGGCGGTGCCCTGTAGCTCTTGCTGAGGGTAGAAACAGTCTGAAAAGACGAGTTATGATACCAGTTCTTTTAAAAATAGCTATTAGAGTATAATACTaaatccttttttgttttttttaaacatgggTTTGGAGCGTCTAGTTTGCTCTTCTCTGAGATGTTACTCCGCACAGCTCAGACTTGTAAATACTCCGCACAAACTCTTTCACAATGCGTCTGTGTCGGTACAAACGTCACCGAGCAGCGGGTCGAACCGGGTCTGTGCTGCCGGTTTGTTCAGCCGGCTGTTCGTCCATACAAGCCGCCTCTGTGGAGCTCCGGGGCAGCTGGCAGTTCGCCGCCGCCTCTCCtcctccgtccatccgtccaAAGATGTCACCCTGCTCGAGCACGACAGGACTCGGTTCTTCCGGCTTCTGGCTGTTTTCTGCGGCGGACAGGTCATGTTTTGGACCTACCTGGCTCAGTTCGCCTACACCGGCCTCAGAGACACTGGAGGGGCTAAGGGCAATGGAACAGCATCCGCCACCACCACGGGTTTAGCCGGGATGTGGAGTTTTGAGATGAACCTGGGCTCCAGCGCCTGGAGGTTCGGCTTCACGCTGGGGTGTCTGGGAATAGGAGCGGGGATCGTGGGGCTCggggttctgttctgccgacgcTCTGTCTGTCAGCTGATCTTACACCAAGGGGGGAGGATGGTGACAGTTCAAACACAGTCACCTCTGGGACCGGGACGAGGGAGGAAAATCACTGTACCGCTGTCACAGGTGGCCTGCCACGCCCACAGACAGGAGTCTCCCACATTCATCCCCCTCAGGGTCAAAGGACACAAATTCTACTTTCTTCTGGACAAAGAGGGAACTGTGAACAATGCCAGACTGTTTGACATCACTGTCGGAGCTTACAGACCGCTTTAATCCATGGGCACAAAAAATATGTTGAGCATCAAACACCAGGTGTGATTCTATtcatttaaataaaatgtgtggGATGATTGACAGGCTCATTTTGGTTCATTCAAAtccattattatatgtaataccTGTCATATGAACCAGTGTGTGAACAATaactgttttttcaggttttaatGGTCAACAACAACATATACATCTTTGAAGCATGTGATTTATCATATTTCAAGAACAGATGAAAAGCAGCTGATGATATTTGCTGTTTATTTCTCAGTGAGAAGATTGAGGTACTGTGTATTCTAGTAATAACACTATTACAATAGCAATAAAGTGTGCACAAATAGCAGCACATTTTATTACAGGTAAattatttacctttacaaaacgtgaggaaaaaaatttaaaatgttgcTTCTGGAATTTCTgaccagaaaaatgaaaaaaaaaaaaaagtattttaattcaaATGAGTCACCATCCTGTGTGCAATTCAGTACGCATTTGTGCTATGATTGATACACAGGAATATAATGCGTTTttggcaggtttttgagcccttAAGTCATGATTTCAAGCCACAACTCACAACTTTGtagtgttccaggcaagtcacagcAAACTGCCTGggggcaaggaattgtgggagctagatgtaaacaaaccagcatggtggaccgtatggggcttatgctcatttacaataattTCGATCACCAGAGgtgcttgctctttgcttatttgagagaaacagaggaggaaaaatggtgcaTAACGCAAGAGAaactgttataccttttatgttatgttatttgtatatttggatacgtatttggtattaatttattcttgcactcaatggactgaaaactagctaatgctagagtaGCTGGTGATTATGCACAACATTTGCAGATAACATTAGAGCActgccttgttttaataaacaacttGCATAAACAGCGCATTCatggggccgccattgttgtttcacgtgCTATGTCATGTCAGAGACTGCAACTGGGAGTACAttgatctagtatgagttcacaggtgggaagtcacaggtttgactgccactccagtgcattttcactggtagaatgTTGTTTAAACACgggttacgggttgcctggaatgcagcataagacTATTATTCAgtattttaaagttgtgtaaattatatttgtgagataaacaaagatgcaactattaattcacatgtccaccattatctaatataagactattatatcctgtgtatatcaatgttcttatttcatatatcggccgatatatcggatatcatttttttagcccccaatatcggtatcagcccCAAAAATTCCCTGTTGGTCAGGATCTTACTCTCATCAAGAGGAATCAAGCTCCCATCCAGTAAAGATAAACAATGTATGGACCACTGTAGAAGTGTGTTTTACTTACAGTGATCTGCTCCATGAGAACTGCATTGGTGGCTTCAGTTTCATGCAGCAGGCTGTTCATATGCTCCATGCTGCGAGTGGCTGTGCTCAGCTTTTGACTTAACTCTTCTTTGGTTGGCTCCACCGTCCAAACAAATGGCTCTAAAACCAGAGAAACATGTGACATCAGGTGGGTCCaaaggatttttcattacagaataCCGATTTTAGCTTTTACAAAGTGAGTACAAGCTAACTGTTTTTGGGTAAATGTTTGCTACGTAATGGGTTCATGTTTTGTGAATATATGGTTACAGCCTCTGTCTTAAAACACACCTTGTTTGGGGTCTGGGGATGTAAGGAGTTGCTCTAGGGAGGGTAGGGGCGTAAGAGTTGGTGAGGGGCTCTCAGTTTCTGTCATTTCCATGCCTTCTCCCTCCTCTCTGGCCATAGACTGGAGGTCACTGAGGACCACTAGTCCCAGACCTGCCTGGTTTGGATCTGTGTTTCTGCGCTGGGGGTCTGACACCAGGGGCTTCCGGCTGGACTGGGCCGACACAGCACCTGAAAGGATGGAAAGGTGAAATGTAGGTTTTAGGAATTAATTTTTATCAGATGAATACATGCTAATTAAAGAGATATTTCCATGTTTACACAGTTCTTTtgtggatttaacatttaatTTGGAGATTCTA
This genomic window contains:
- the tmem223 gene encoding transmembrane protein 223, with product MGLERLVCSSLRCYSAQLRLVNTPHKLFHNASVSVQTSPSSGSNRVCAAGLFSRLFVHTSRLCGAPGQLAVRRRLSSSVHPSKDVTLLEHDRTRFFRLLAVFCGGQVMFWTYLAQFAYTGLRDTGGAKGNGTASATTTGLAGMWSFEMNLGSSAWRFGFTLGCLGIGAGIVGLGVLFCRRSVCQLILHQGGRMVTVQTQSPLGPGRGRKITVPLSQVACHAHRQESPTFIPLRVKGHKFYFLLDKEGTVNNARLFDITVGAYRPL